The following proteins are encoded in a genomic region of Takifugu flavidus isolate HTHZ2018 chromosome 3, ASM371156v2, whole genome shotgun sequence:
- the acp2 gene encoding lysosomal acid phosphatase: MVSLAAFCVALVVSLCGNIAADKKLAYVTVLFRHGDRSPIRAYPTDPYQEKDWPQGFGQLSQKGMRQHYELGTFLRNRYKGFLNESYERHEISVRSTDYDRTLMSAEANLAGLYPPPSQQTFKPDLKWQPIPVHTVPLSEDRLLSFPIGECPRYKQLMEETEHTEEFVNITKKYEDTIEWVRNKTGQNDTDVKSVWSVYDTLFCESQHNLTLPDWVTPDLLEKLEVLRDFSLEVPFGIYKQREKSRLQGGVLLGEIVKNLSKMATPDPKQRLKMMMLSAHDTTVIALQVSLDVFNRKQPPYAACHIFELYTNGNGSASVMMFYRNDSTVDPYPVQLPGCALDCPLEDFVRITHLSISDDRNKECQLSSENREVVISLALSGCLLLLLIIILLGIICCQKEPVGNQRYRQVINEEVGDDS; this comes from the exons ATGGTGTCTTTGGCAGCCTTCTGTGTTGCGCTAGTGGTTTCTCTCTGTGGAAATATCGCAGCTGACAAAAAATTAGCATACGTGACTGTG TTGTTTCGACATGGTGACCGCTCACCAATAAGAGCCTATCCTACGGACCCCTACCAGGAGAAGGACTGGCCACAAGGATTTGGGCAGCTGTCGCAG AAGGGAATGAGGCAACACTATGAGCTTGGCACTTTCCTGAGGAATCGCTATAAAGGATTTCTCAATGAATCCTATGAAAGACATGAG ATTTCAGTTCGAAGTACAGATTATGATCGCACCCTGATGAGCGCGGAAGCCAATCTTGCAG GCCTCTATCCACCTCCAAGTCAGCAGACTTTCAAACCAGACCTAAAATGGCAGCCGATACCCGTGCACACTGTACCGTTAAGTGAAGACAGG CTTCTCTCTTTTCCGATTGGTGAATGTCCTCGCTACAAACAGTTGATGGAGGAGACGGAACACACAGAGGAATTTGTTAATATCACCAAAAAATACGAG GACACTATAGAGTGGGTGAGGAATAAAACAGGACAGAATGACACTGATGTGAAGTCAGTCTGGAGCGTGTATGATACGCTTTTCTGTGAG TCCCAGCATAACTTGACCTTACCCGACTGGGTGACTCCAGACCTATTGGAGAAGCTCGAAGTGCTCAGGGACTTTTCATTGGAG GTTCCATTTGGGATCTACAAACAGCGAGAAAAGAGCAGGCTTCAGGGAG GTGTCCTTTTGGGTGAAATAGTGAAGAATCTTTCCAAGATGGCCACCCCAGACCCAAAgcaaaggttaaaaatgatgaTGCTGTCGGCG CATGACACCACTGTCATCGCTCTTCAAGTCAGCCTGGATGTGTTTAACAGGAAACAGCCTCCTTATGCTGCCTGTCACATATTTGAACTGTACACAAACGGCAATGG CTCCGCTTCAGTTATGATGTTTTACCGGAATGACAGCACGGTGGATCCGTACCCCGTGCAGTTACCGGGCTGCGCTCTCGACTGCCCCCTAGAGGATTTTGTGAGGATCACACATCTCTCCATCTCAGACGATCGCAACAAGGAGTGTCAGTTATCCTCAGAAAATCGGG aaGTGGTCATCAGTCTGGCATTGTCTGgctgcctgctcctcctcctcatcattatCCTACTTGGCATTATCTGCTGTCAGAAAGAGCCGGTGGGCAACCAGAGATACCGGCAGGTGATCAATGAAGAAGTTGGAGATGACTCCTGA